From Procambarus clarkii isolate CNS0578487 chromosome 49, FALCON_Pclarkii_2.0, whole genome shotgun sequence, a single genomic window includes:
- the LOC123763383 gene encoding spidroin-2-like → MIKERPPTRKTRLAESVCVAESVCVAESVCVAESVCVAESVCKSIREEENEKHQSSADHGNTAGGAEEWGRQRDGFSFCRLLPPAECPLVLCTPTTAPWVLLTPTTAPWCCCSRPLPPLGAAAHAHYRPLVLLTPTTAPWCCSRPLPPLGAAAHAHYRPLVLLTPTTAPWVLLTPTAAPWVLLTPTAAPWVLLTPTTAPWCCCSRPLPPLGAVHAHYRPLGAAHAHYRPLGAAHAHYRPLVLLLTPTTAPWVLLTPTTAPWVLLTPTTAPWVLLTPTTAPWVLLTPTTAPWVLLTPTAAWAVASPLSQSNIWTPHWGRLPLVHYPGVPNPGEYYPGVPNPGEYYPGVPNPGEYYPGVPNPGEYYPGVPNPGEYYPRVPNPGEYYPGVPNPGEYYPRVPNPGEYYPGVPNPGEYYPRVPNPGEYDPRVHNPGEYYPGVPNPGEYYPGVPNPGEYYLRVPNPGEYYPGVPNPGEYYPGVPNPGKYYPGVPNPGEYYPRVPNPGGYYPRVPNPGEYDPGVPNPGEYYPGVHNPGVPNPGEYYPRVPNPGEYDPRVPNPGEYYPGVPNPGEYYPGVPNPGEYYPRVPNPGGYYPLVPNPGEYDPGVPNPGEYYPGVPNPGEYYPGVHNPGEYYPRLPNPGEYYPGLHNPGEYDPRVPNPGEYYPGVHNPGEYYPRVHNPGEYDPGEYYPGVPNPGEYDPGIPNPGEYYPGVPNPGEYDPGVPSPGECYPRVPNPGEYYPTVPNPGEYYPRVPNPREY, encoded by the exons ATGATCAAAGAAAGACCACCTACCAGAAAGACCAGACTTGCAGAGTCTGTATGTGTTGCAGAGTCTGTATGTGTTGCAGAGTCTGTATGTGTTGCAGAGTCTGTATGTGTTGCAGAGTCTGTATGTAAAAGTATTAGGGAAGAGGA GAATGAGAAGCATCAGTCGTCGGCCGACCATGGAAACACTGCCGGTGGCGCGGAAGAATGGGGTCGTCAGAGGGATGGCTTCTCGTTTTGCCGCCTCCTTCCACCTGCTGAGTGCCCCTTGGTGCTGTGCACGCCCACTACCGCCCCTTGGGTGCTGCTCACGCCCACTACCGCCCCTTGGTGCTGCTGCTCACGCCCACTACCGCCCCTTGGTGCTGCTGCTCACGCCCACTACCGCCCCTTGGTGCTGCTCACGCCCACTACCGCCCCTTGGTGCTGCTCACGCCCACTACCGCCCCTTGGTGCTGCTGCTCACGCCCACTACCGCCCCTTGGTGCTGCTCACGCCCACTACCGCCCCTTGGGTGCTGCTCACGCCCACTGCCGCCCCTTGGGTGCTGCTCACGCCCACTGCCGCCCCTTGGGTGCTGCTCACGCCCACTACCGCCCCTTGGTGCTGCTGCTCACGCCCACTACCGCCCCTTGGTGCTGTGCACGCCCACTACCGCCCCTTGGGTGCTGCTCACGCCCACTACCGCCCCTTGGGTGCTGCTCACGCCCACTACCGCCCCTTGGTGCTGCTGCTCACGCCCACTACCGCCCCTTGGGTGCTGCTCACGCCCACTACCGCCCCTTGGGTGCTGCTCACGCCCACTACCGCCCCTTGGGTGCTGCTCACGCCCACTACCGCCCCTTGGGTGCTGCTCACGCCCACTACCGCCCCTTGGGTGCTGCTCACGCCCACTGCCGCCTGGGCTGTTGCTTCCCCTCTATCTCAGTCTAATATTT GGACACCACATTGGGGTAGACTACCCTTGGTACACTACCCTGGAGTACCCAACCCTGGGGAGTACTACCCTGGAGTACCCAACCCTGGAGAGTACTACCCTGGAGTACCCAACCCTGGGGAGTACTACCCTGGAGTACCCAACCCTGGGGAGTACTACCCTGGAGTACCCAACCCTGGGGAGTACTATCCTAGAGTACCCAACCCTGGGGAGTACTACCCTGGAGTACCCAACCCTGGGGAGTACTACCCTAGAGTACCCAACCCTGGGGAGTATTACCCTGGAGTACCCAACCCTGGGGAGTACTACCCTAGAGTACCTAACCCTGGAGAGTACGACCCTAGAGTACACAACCCTGGGGAGTACTACCCTGGAGTACCCAACCCTGGGGAGTACTACCCTGGAGTACCCAACCCTGGAGAGTACTACCTTAGAGTACCCAACCCTGGGGAGTACTACCCTGGAGTACCCAACCCTGGGGAGTACTACCCTGGAGTACCCAACCCTGGGAAGTACTACCCTGGAGTACCCAACCCTGGAGAGTACTATCCTAGAGTACCCAACCCTGGGGGGTACTACCCTAGAGTACCCAATCCTGGAGAGTACGACCCTGGAGTACCCAACCCTGGGGAGTACTACCCTGGAGTACACAACCCTGGAGTACCCAACCCTGGGGAGTACTACCCTAGAGTACCTAACCCTGGAGAGTACGACCCTAGAGTACCCAACCCTGGGGAGTACTACCCTGGAGTACCCAACCCTGGGGAGTACTACCCTGGAGTACCCAACCCTGGAGAGTACTACCCTAGAGTACCCAACCCTGGGGGGTACTACCCTCTAGTACCCAATCCTGGAGAGTACGACCCTGGAGTACCCAACCCTGGGGAGTACTACCCTGGAGTACCCAACCCTGGAGAGTACTACCCTGGAGTACACAACCCTGGAGAGTACTACCCTAGACTACCCAACCCTGGGGAGTACTACCCTGGATTACACAACCCTGGAGAGTACGACCCTAGAGTACCCAACCCTGGGGAGTACTACCCTGGAGTACACAACCCTGGAGAGTACTACCCTAGAGTACACAACCCTGGAGAGTACGACCCTGGAGAGTACTACCCTGGAGTACCCAACCCTGGAGAGTACGACCCTGGAATACCCAACCCTGGGGAGTACTACCCTGGAGTACCCAACCCTGGAGAGTACGACCCTGGAGTACCCAGCCCTGGGGAGTGCTACCCTAGAGTACCCAACCCTGGAGAGTACTACCCTACAGTACCCAACCCTGGAGAGTACTACCCTAGAGTACCCAACCCTAGGGAGTACTAG